The proteins below come from a single Mucilaginibacter mali genomic window:
- a CDS encoding lmo0937 family membrane protein, translating into MRSLLYILAVILIIGWAIGTFAYAAGGLIHILLVIAIISLILGFLRRDTTVV; encoded by the coding sequence ATGAGATCATTACTGTATATTCTCGCTGTCATCCTGATTATAGGCTGGGCGATCGGAACTTTTGCTTATGCCGCTGGCGGCCTTATCCACATTTTACTGGTTATCGCCATTATTTCGCTGATATTAGGTTTTCTGCGCCGCGATACCACCGTCGTTTAA